GGATAATTTCTAATGAAAAAAAATCAGCTTACAGCAAGTATCATTTCAGTTTTGTTTTTTTTCACAGCCTGTTCATCTGGTCCAAAACGTCAGATGTCTATAACAACTATTCAAGATTCCTGCAAACATTCCATTGAATCTGCTAATGCCTGTATTTTAAACGGTAACTACCAGCAGGCAGAAGAAATTCTTGCACGTGCACGAACTCAGGCACTTTCCATCGACAATTATGATTTGTTGCTTTCGGTTTCTCTTGCCCATGTGAGTCTGTACCTTTCCTATAATCCGCCTGAAATTGAAAAGGCAAGACTGTATGTTGAAAACGCTTATGAACTCGTACCAAGCACAACAAAACGAAAGGAAAGTGAACTTCTTTGTGCTATGGGAGAAGCAAGAATTCTTATTGCAGAAAATGCAGTTCAGGAAAATTTCAAAACAATTATAGATAAAATTGATGATGCAAAAAAAGTATTCAAAGACAGTCCGTATAATCATGCTCAGTGTGACAGTATTCTTGGTGATGTTTACAGACTTGCAGGAAGATATAAAGAAGCAGATAAAATCTATAATGAAGCTGCAAAACTTTTTACAGACCAGCGCTATCTTTCTGAAATAGGAATTACCTGGTATAAAATTGCACAGAATCAGTCTCAGTCTGGAAATCAGAAAGGTGCCCTTGAAGCTCTTAATACTGCAATTCACTATGACCGCCTTGCTGAAAATTCAATGGCACTTGGAGCTGATTATTACATAAAGGCTGTTATTCTTTTAAAAGGAAAACCTACAGAAGCAAACAGAGCCGAAGCAAAAAAAGCCCTGCTGCATTCTGCAGAAATTTATACGGCTGCTAATCTGGAAGAACTTGCTTCTAAAAGTCTGGAGCTATTCCTAACTATTGAATAAACTCCATAACCTGTGATTCAAGCACAGATTCAAGTTCATCATCCAGAAGCTCAAAGAAATCATATCCAGTATTTTCTTCTATATAATCTACACTGCAAAGATATTGCTGCCAGCTTCCGTTTTTACCACACCCCTTCTCATTCGGAACACATACAGCAATAATTTGGGTATCAGCAGAAACACGAGAAAGGTCCTCTTCTCCTTCATCAAGAATCAGAAGCACTTTCCAGGTAAATGCCGGAACTGTAATAGAGAGTTCTGTCCCATCTTTTTTCGTAACAGGAATCGCTTCAAAATACCCTTTATCTCCAGTTCCGCCAGCGCCTAATGGCCCTGCAAAAATATAAACTTCTTTACCCTGCAAAACCAGTTCGCGCTCGTACTTTTCCAGAGCCACCCATACAATGCGGTTATTGTCCGGAGACTGCGGAACCATATTCGTCATAAGAAAAGTCATTGAATTATCTTCTGTATTTGCAGTTCGGTCTGCTGAAGGACAAAGATGTCCGCGGTCAAAGCCGTAAGCCGGAAACTTGTAATCCTGCTTGCGAACTGCATACCATTCTGATGGAAGTTCTTTATCTGGACGGAAGGTATCGGCACGGTCTGCATCTCCAAGATCATCGCGACAAAGATGCCAGGCCACCCAGTTAGGATTCAGAGTTGAAGTATTATAGCTGAGCGTAAACTGCGGTCTCTCCATCAGATAGTTTTTATCTGACTCAATGGAAGGCATTGAGTCAGAAGGATTCCCAAAATATAAAGGAGAGTTTTCTGAGTAGCCTACATCAAGAGATGGATCTGAACATTCCTGACTGAAGGCTACACCAGCAAATACAAGAAGTGTAATA
The Treponema bryantii DNA segment above includes these coding regions:
- a CDS encoding DNA/RNA non-specific endonuclease, coding for MKQKKSNKKIFSLIITLLVFAGVAFSQECSDPSLDVGYSENSPLYFGNPSDSMPSIESDKNYLMERPQFTLSYNTSTLNPNWVAWHLCRDDLGDADRADTFRPDKELPSEWYAVRKQDYKFPAYGFDRGHLCPSADRTANTEDNSMTFLMTNMVPQSPDNNRIVWVALEKYERELVLQGKEVYIFAGPLGAGGTGDKGYFEAIPVTKKDGTELSITVPAFTWKVLLILDEGEEDLSRVSADTQIIAVCVPNEKGCGKNGSWQQYLCSVDYIEENTGYDFFELLDDELESVLESQVMEFIQ